In Fluviicola taffensis DSM 16823, the following are encoded in one genomic region:
- a CDS encoding RluA family pseudouridine synthase: MNEDVQDVDQEEEELFEHYRFTADLGQESVRIDKYLLDRMPNTSRNKIQSAAKSGSVVVNGSSVKSNYKIKPKDEVTIVLPYPVRELELIAQDIPIDIVYEDDEVIVVNKPPNMVVHPGYGNYTGTLVNALVYHFDNLPERKLDYFGRPGLVHRLDKHTTGVMVVAKTEDALTNLAKQFYDRTTERRYQALVWGDVEEDMRIEGNLGRSLNNRKVMTVFPEGDYGKHAVTHVKVLKRYGLVTLIECKLETGRTHQIRTHLKWKGYPLFHDLEYGGDRIVRGTTHDKYKQFISNCFDLIPGQALHAKSLGFQHPKTGEWKQFETDLPLGFQDLLQKWDRYVAE, encoded by the coding sequence ATGAATGAAGATGTTCAAGATGTTGACCAAGAAGAAGAAGAACTTTTTGAACATTACCGATTTACGGCAGATTTAGGACAAGAGTCCGTTCGAATTGATAAGTATTTATTAGATCGAATGCCAAATACTTCTCGGAATAAGATTCAATCTGCAGCCAAGAGTGGAAGTGTAGTTGTGAATGGAAGTTCGGTGAAATCCAATTACAAGATCAAACCCAAAGATGAGGTAACGATTGTTCTACCGTATCCAGTTAGAGAACTCGAATTAATTGCTCAAGATATTCCCATAGATATTGTCTATGAAGACGATGAGGTGATTGTGGTCAATAAGCCACCAAACATGGTCGTTCATCCTGGTTATGGAAATTATACGGGAACTTTGGTAAATGCATTAGTCTATCATTTTGATAATCTACCTGAGCGGAAATTGGATTATTTTGGAAGACCTGGTTTGGTTCATAGGTTAGACAAGCACACAACAGGTGTAATGGTTGTGGCGAAAACAGAAGATGCTTTGACTAATTTGGCGAAGCAATTTTATGACCGAACGACTGAAAGAAGGTATCAAGCACTTGTTTGGGGAGATGTGGAAGAAGATATGCGCATAGAAGGGAATTTGGGACGCTCTCTCAATAACAGAAAAGTGATGACCGTTTTTCCAGAAGGTGATTATGGGAAACATGCAGTAACTCACGTAAAGGTTCTTAAAAGATATGGGTTGGTAACTTTGATAGAGTGCAAACTTGAAACAGGAAGAACACATCAAATCCGAACGCATTTAAAATGGAAAGGCTATCCACTTTTTCACGATTTGGAATATGGAGGAGACCGTATCGTTAGAGGTACTACGCATGATAAGTACAAACAGTTTATCTCCAATTGCTTCGATTTAATTCCAGGCCAAGCTTTGCATGCAAAATCATTAGGATTCCAACATCCAAAAACAGGTGAATGGAAACAATTTGAGACTGATTTACCGCTAGGTTTTCAGGATTTACTGCAAAAATGGGATAGATACGTTGCTGAATGA
- a CDS encoding choice-of-anchor L domain-containing protein, producing MMQKIYTTILMIGFFAIGKIGFSQINLSQTTINNYVANICGTGVSFSNVTLTGDAGAIAQFTGGVSGGLGATMNNGVVMSTGFVNTAGEITGTALKSNDNSGVNGISQLNTIAGFSTYDGIILEFDFVPITNQINVNFQFGSEEYNNFVDDIYNDVFAFLISGPGIAGTQNIALVPSTSTPVTINSINNGYAATFFGNNACSSGPCNNCTYYNDNCSSTFNNAMNGFTTVLTASQTVTPCQTYHIRLMLADGFDQIYDSWVFIQQDGLFAVGNPPLSLAATYPFGTALYEECFNSNTITFTIPTAQASDYSFNVTWGGTATSGVDYSSLPTTITIPAGQTSINLPINVFTDALAEGIETIECSYPISVCAMGTAIINIDDAVPLTVNAGPDADVCGGVASANLSATAANGNGAVTYSWDNGAGNTQAVSVLPPSTTVYTVTATDQCGRTATDQVTVFVGAPPVIDAGANVSICSGGNTTLTASGGITYTWDNGLGAGNGVSVSPIITTTYNVTGTAANGCSSTDALTITVNAAPIVNAGIDQTICQGETVILSGSGSQTYSWNNSVTNGVSFTPASTQTYTVTGTDANGCQGTDQVLVTVNPLPTVNAGTDQIVCAGGSITLSGSGAQTYVWNNGVTNAVSFTPASTQTYTVTGTDVNGCENTDQVLVTLSSGLIVNAGVDQSVCAGGSITLSATGGQAYVWNNGVTNTVSFIPVSTQTYSVTGTDAFGCQGTDQVVVTVNPLPIVDAGLPQSVCQGIGVTLNGSGAVSYTWNNGVTNGTSFTPSSTQTYTVTGTNSNGCTNTDQVIVTVNPSTPVNAGIDQAVCQDGSVILTATGAPQTYVWSNGVANGVSFNPGSTQTYTVTGTNANGCESTDQVVVTVNALPTVSAGIDLSVCVGGNIILNGSGAVSYTWNNGVSNGVPFVPGSTQTYTLTGTDVNGCTNTDQVTISVVPIPTASISSDVNSGNPVLTVNFDNNSSNASTYHWNFGNGSELNATTDVGQQSNYSNSGQYMVVLTAANGSCIDTDTLLITVIPFPDPIIVIPNIFTPNNDKNNDEFFITVSYVKSVKVSIFNRWGNKMCDYDNVHGSWDGTVNGDMSSEGVYFFKYEIEGINGTMLTGQGNIQLIR from the coding sequence ATGATGCAAAAAATATATACGACTATTTTGATGATTGGATTTTTCGCAATCGGAAAAATCGGCTTCAGTCAGATTAATTTGTCACAAACAACCATCAACAATTATGTGGCTAATATCTGTGGAACGGGTGTGTCCTTTTCCAATGTTACACTCACTGGAGATGCAGGTGCAATTGCTCAATTTACAGGTGGTGTTTCAGGAGGCTTGGGGGCTACTATGAATAATGGTGTTGTAATGAGTACGGGTTTTGTAAATACAGCTGGTGAAATTACAGGGACTGCATTAAAGAGTAATGATAATAGTGGAGTTAACGGTATCTCTCAACTGAATACAATTGCTGGCTTTAGCACTTACGATGGAATTATTTTAGAATTTGACTTTGTGCCAATAACTAACCAGATTAACGTAAATTTTCAGTTTGGCTCAGAGGAATATAACAATTTTGTGGATGATATTTACAACGATGTTTTCGCTTTTCTTATTAGCGGACCGGGAATTGCGGGGACTCAGAATATCGCATTGGTTCCCTCTACCTCTACTCCAGTAACAATCAATTCTATTAATAATGGGTATGCAGCCACTTTTTTTGGCAACAATGCATGTTCTTCAGGCCCTTGTAACAATTGTACTTACTACAATGACAATTGCAGCAGCACATTTAATAATGCAATGAATGGATTTACAACGGTACTTACTGCTTCTCAGACTGTAACGCCGTGTCAAACATATCATATCCGTTTGATGCTTGCTGATGGATTTGATCAGATTTATGATTCATGGGTATTTATCCAACAAGATGGTTTATTTGCAGTTGGAAATCCACCACTCTCTTTAGCCGCAACTTATCCCTTTGGAACTGCTTTGTATGAAGAATGTTTCAATTCTAATACAATCACATTTACAATTCCAACTGCCCAAGCTTCTGACTATTCATTTAACGTAACTTGGGGAGGAACTGCAACCAGTGGTGTCGATTACTCTTCATTACCAACAACAATTACGATTCCTGCTGGACAAACTTCCATTAATTTACCGATCAATGTTTTTACCGATGCGTTGGCTGAAGGAATTGAAACCATTGAATGTAGTTATCCGATTAGTGTTTGTGCGATGGGAACGGCAATTATAAATATTGATGATGCAGTTCCGCTAACTGTAAATGCAGGACCAGATGCAGATGTGTGTGGAGGAGTTGCGTCTGCTAATTTATCTGCAACGGCTGCCAACGGAAATGGAGCGGTCACTTATTCTTGGGATAATGGAGCGGGAAATACACAAGCTGTTTCTGTTTTACCACCATCTACAACCGTTTACACAGTAACTGCAACTGATCAATGTGGAAGAACTGCAACCGACCAGGTTACTGTTTTTGTTGGTGCACCACCTGTAATAGATGCTGGAGCAAATGTTTCAATTTGTTCGGGAGGAAATACTACTTTAACTGCGAGTGGAGGAATAACTTATACTTGGGATAATGGATTGGGGGCAGGAAATGGAGTTTCGGTTTCACCAATTATTACAACAACTTACAACGTTACTGGAACAGCTGCAAATGGATGTTCATCAACCGATGCTTTGACAATTACTGTTAATGCAGCTCCAATAGTTAATGCAGGAATAGATCAAACTATTTGTCAAGGTGAAACTGTTATTCTCTCTGGTTCTGGTTCCCAAACGTATTCTTGGAACAACAGTGTAACCAATGGGGTTTCATTTACTCCTGCAAGTACGCAAACATATACTGTTACAGGAACAGATGCCAATGGCTGTCAGGGAACAGATCAAGTGCTTGTTACAGTGAATCCACTTCCTACTGTCAATGCTGGTACGGATCAAATAGTATGCGCTGGGGGATCAATTACTTTAAGTGGTTCAGGAGCACAAACGTATGTTTGGAATAATGGAGTGACAAATGCAGTTTCATTTACACCAGCTTCAACCCAAACCTATACAGTAACAGGAACGGATGTAAATGGGTGCGAAAATACCGATCAGGTTTTAGTAACACTTAGTTCAGGATTAATTGTGAATGCTGGAGTTGATCAATCTGTTTGTGCAGGAGGATCAATTACTTTGTCTGCAACAGGTGGACAGGCCTATGTTTGGAATAATGGAGTAACGAATACGGTTTCATTTATACCAGTTTCCACACAAACATACTCAGTAACAGGAACAGATGCTTTTGGTTGTCAAGGAACAGATCAAGTAGTTGTAACTGTAAACCCACTACCAATAGTTGATGCTGGTTTGCCGCAATCAGTATGTCAAGGTATTGGTGTGACGTTGAACGGTTCTGGCGCGGTTTCTTACACTTGGAATAATGGAGTAACAAATGGAACATCATTTACACCAAGTTCAACACAAACCTATACGGTTACTGGGACTAATTCTAATGGATGTACAAATACGGATCAAGTAATAGTTACCGTTAATCCTTCTACGCCAGTTAATGCAGGTATTGATCAGGCTGTTTGTCAAGATGGAAGTGTTATTTTAACAGCAACAGGGGCGCCACAAACGTATGTTTGGAGTAATGGAGTAGCAAACGGAGTTTCATTTAATCCTGGAAGTACTCAGACCTATACGGTAACTGGAACGAACGCCAATGGATGTGAAAGCACTGACCAAGTAGTTGTAACGGTAAATGCATTACCAACTGTTTCTGCAGGGATTGATTTATCAGTTTGTGTGGGAGGAAATATTATTTTGAACGGTTCAGGAGCAGTTTCTTACACTTGGAATAATGGAGTTTCAAATGGAGTTCCTTTTGTTCCAGGATCAACCCAAACTTATACACTAACGGGCACAGATGTAAATGGTTGTACGAATACGGATCAAGTAACTATTTCAGTGGTTCCAATTCCAACAGCATCTATTTCTTCCGATGTGAATTCTGGAAATCCAGTTTTGACCGTGAATTTTGATAATAATTCATCCAATGCTTCAACCTATCATTGGAATTTTGGAAACGGAAGTGAGTTGAATGCAACTACAGATGTTGGTCAGCAATCTAATTACTCCAATTCTGGACAATACATGGTTGTTTTAACTGCAGCAAATGGCTCTTGTATTGATACTGATACGCTTTTGATTACAGTGATCCCTTTCCCTGATCCAATCATTGTCATTCCAAATATTTTTACTCCAAACAATGATAAAAACAACGATGAATTTTTCATTACGGTTAGCTATGTGAAATCTGTGAAAGTTTCTATTTTCAATCGTTGGGGAAATAAAATGTGTGATTATGACAATGTACATGGCTCGTGGGATGGTACAGTGAATGGAGATATGTCTTCTGAAGGTGTTTACTTCTTTAAATATGAAATCGAAGGAATTAATGGAACGATGCTCACTGGTCAAGGAAATATTCAATTAATCAGATAA
- a CDS encoding PASTA domain-containing protein, whose amino-acid sequence MKFFQKLKAFVWSRHFLKHSIFILLTYIVVIGILVMYLDSYTNNGEKIDVPNIVGLNSQSGQAKLEALELKIEVLDSVYKPDVPAGTIVSQDPLPTSKSMVYVKSGRIIRVQVSKKSRLVEMPSLIDKSERIAESVLKNRGLKYRKTYVATNESNGAVLKQLYKGKEIKEGTKVPIGSVITLVVGQNDTAQPVEAIDLTGLTISEAKARLSGISLHLFVGVCNGCANAADTTTAVINSQSPEYIEGVMVSPGSTITVSADKK is encoded by the coding sequence ATGAAGTTTTTTCAGAAGCTAAAAGCATTTGTTTGGAGCAGACATTTTTTAAAGCATTCCATTTTTATTTTGCTTACTTATATTGTAGTAATTGGAATACTAGTAATGTACTTAGATTCATATACCAATAATGGTGAAAAGATTGATGTGCCGAACATCGTAGGATTGAATTCTCAAAGTGGGCAAGCTAAGCTTGAAGCATTGGAATTGAAAATAGAAGTCTTAGACTCTGTTTATAAACCAGACGTTCCTGCTGGAACGATTGTTTCGCAAGATCCACTTCCAACCTCAAAATCGATGGTTTACGTGAAATCTGGCAGGATTATTCGGGTTCAGGTTTCCAAAAAATCACGCCTAGTTGAAATGCCAAGTTTGATTGATAAATCAGAGCGAATCGCAGAAAGCGTTTTGAAAAACAGAGGATTGAAATACCGTAAAACCTATGTAGCGACAAATGAGTCGAATGGCGCAGTTTTGAAACAATTGTATAAAGGCAAAGAAATCAAAGAGGGAACGAAGGTTCCAATTGGAAGTGTAATTACTCTAGTCGTTGGACAAAATGATACAGCTCAGCCCGTTGAAGCAATCGATTTGACAGGTTTAACAATATCTGAAGCGAAAGCGCGTTTAAGTGGAATATCACTTCATCTTTTCGTTGGAGTCTGTAATGGATGTGCAAATGCTGCCGATACAACTACTGCTGTTATCAATTCGCAAAGTCCGGAATATATTGAAGGAGTAATGGTTTCACCAGGGTCAACAATTACAGTTTCAGCTGATAAGAAGTAG
- a CDS encoding bifunctional riboflavin kinase/FAD synthetase: MRVVRQLNSEEKFNRPILTLGTYDGVHLGHQEIIRSLVEKARTENKESVLFTFDPHPRKVLYPESYSVKLIDTVDEKLEKLKELGLDTVILFPFTKEFSRLSAMEFVRDVLVNQIGVSEMHIGHDHHFGKNREGSFQELQELGELYDFSVFQLPAIFLEETAISSTKIRNAILDGNVEYANQLLGSSFVLQGKVVKGQQIGRTIGFPTANIDLDNTEKIVPKNGVYAAQVHIGSKSYHAVMNIGTRPTIANNGSVTIEVYLFDFNEDIYDQFIKVEVKQRIRDEQRFENIEDLKNQIQLDEISARNYFSSLI, translated from the coding sequence ATGCGTGTAGTTCGGCAGTTGAATTCAGAGGAAAAATTTAATAGACCAATTCTTACTTTGGGGACTTACGATGGCGTTCATCTTGGTCATCAGGAAATTATTCGTTCCCTGGTTGAAAAAGCAAGAACAGAGAATAAAGAATCGGTGCTTTTTACTTTCGATCCGCATCCGAGAAAAGTGTTATATCCGGAGAGTTACTCTGTTAAATTGATTGACACAGTGGATGAGAAACTTGAAAAGTTAAAGGAATTGGGATTGGATACTGTTATTCTGTTTCCGTTCACGAAAGAGTTTTCGCGGCTATCCGCAATGGAATTTGTGCGGGATGTTTTAGTGAATCAAATTGGTGTGAGCGAGATGCATATTGGCCACGATCATCATTTCGGAAAAAACAGGGAAGGATCTTTTCAAGAATTACAAGAACTAGGAGAATTGTATGATTTTAGCGTTTTTCAGTTGCCTGCAATCTTCTTAGAAGAAACAGCGATTAGTTCTACCAAGATTCGAAATGCTATTTTGGATGGAAATGTTGAATACGCGAATCAATTATTGGGAAGCTCTTTTGTTTTGCAAGGAAAGGTTGTTAAAGGTCAACAAATTGGAAGAACTATTGGTTTTCCAACTGCAAATATCGATTTAGATAACACAGAAAAGATTGTTCCTAAAAATGGCGTGTATGCTGCGCAGGTTCATATTGGTTCAAAAAGCTATCATGCAGTTATGAATATTGGAACACGCCCAACTATTGCAAACAATGGCTCTGTTACTATTGAGGTTTACCTCTTTGATTTTAATGAAGACATTTACGATCAATTCATAAAAGTTGAAGTCAAGCAACGAATACGTGATGAACAACGTTTTGAAAATATAGAAGATTTAAAAAATCAAATTCAATTGGATGAAATTTCTGCTCGCAATTACTTTTCTTCTCTCATTTAA
- a CDS encoding T9SS type A sorting domain-containing protein, with the protein MRLPLFVFALAMCFSSFGQEVLGPIGSMKRAHSLRFKPKSGLTIDSTVIYSFDTLSLPLLDEFSHSKYSLRNAQPGDVGVTEQKFYYLTDQANVPLANTIKFSTIPTKRYTTTNNVTNEADLPLISIKMANFQYYPVIYSTIQLYPPYNIYDSLDFANSPDTIQLTNPDTKQDSIMVFFSHETDLNRYWVDGSTYHNYTAAVNPWTLGVASFDGLDETGYPYAIGTTQSGYADYLTSKVIDLSSYVPNDSIYMSFLVQKQGFGDIPEVEDSLILEFYNKAADKWQRVWHTNGGALNNFKIAHFRIINASYLTNGFKFRFKNYGGLSGMLDEFHLDYVHLRSGSGYQDTLFKDYAFVYKVGSLIDAYTQVPWEHWLSDPTHMNPNVKVVVRNGSNISENNMNGTVKVDFNGTTEGSFTLIGQTLSGNNINYAPRTTYESFHDFTGGYTFSTTPVADIKTFDVIGSAGAPFPNLSMNDSSYTQQVFENVYAYDDGSAEAGYGVNQVQGRVAVKFQPYKADTLLGVRMCFVPTIKDMSNKLFLLTVWADNNGVPGAVLYEDQFFFPRTPIYEEGRGVFTDYLLKDTRLPLGTGAFYVGTRQVDADPLHIGFDKNNPQQSKTFYSLNGGVTWATTGYPGVPLIRPLFQTNDNFDLSVNEFKEEIEWSVYPNPTSGMVNIDWKSTENFPGATLVDSQGRIILNVSSETLSFDLTDAPSGIYFIKLTNSQVVKKIIR; encoded by the coding sequence ATGAGATTACCTTTATTTGTTTTTGCGTTAGCAATGTGTTTTTCGTCCTTTGGACAAGAAGTGTTAGGTCCAATTGGTTCAATGAAAAGAGCACATTCACTTAGATTTAAGCCAAAAAGCGGTCTAACCATTGACAGTACAGTCATCTATTCTTTTGATACCTTGTCATTGCCTTTGCTAGATGAGTTCTCTCATTCCAAATATTCGCTGAGAAATGCACAGCCAGGGGACGTAGGTGTAACAGAGCAAAAGTTTTACTATTTGACAGATCAGGCAAATGTTCCGTTGGCAAATACAATCAAATTTTCAACAATTCCAACAAAACGATATACTACTACAAATAATGTAACTAACGAAGCTGATTTACCGTTGATTTCGATCAAAATGGCAAATTTTCAATATTATCCAGTTATTTATTCGACCATTCAACTATATCCACCATACAATATCTATGACTCCTTAGATTTTGCAAATAGTCCCGATACGATTCAGTTGACGAATCCGGATACCAAGCAAGATTCAATTATGGTATTCTTTTCTCATGAAACGGATCTAAATAGGTACTGGGTAGATGGCTCGACTTATCACAACTACACAGCAGCTGTAAATCCTTGGACCCTTGGAGTTGCATCGTTTGATGGATTAGATGAAACGGGTTATCCTTATGCAATTGGAACTACTCAATCCGGTTATGCAGATTACTTGACCTCTAAAGTTATTGATTTGTCTTCATACGTTCCAAATGATTCAATATACATGTCTTTTTTAGTGCAAAAACAAGGTTTTGGAGATATTCCAGAAGTGGAGGACTCGCTAATTTTAGAGTTTTACAACAAAGCAGCAGATAAATGGCAGCGTGTTTGGCACACAAATGGAGGCGCTTTAAACAATTTTAAAATCGCTCATTTTCGGATAATAAATGCAAGTTACCTTACAAATGGATTCAAATTCAGATTTAAAAATTACGGTGGACTTTCTGGAATGCTGGATGAATTCCATCTAGATTATGTGCATTTGAGAAGTGGTAGTGGTTACCAAGATACATTGTTTAAAGATTATGCCTTTGTTTATAAAGTCGGTTCACTAATAGATGCTTATACACAGGTTCCCTGGGAACATTGGTTAAGTGATCCAACTCACATGAATCCAAATGTAAAAGTGGTTGTTCGAAATGGGTCAAATATTTCTGAAAACAATATGAATGGAACGGTGAAAGTAGATTTCAACGGAACAACGGAGGGTTCATTTACCTTAATTGGTCAGACCTTGTCAGGAAACAATATTAATTATGCACCGCGAACTACTTATGAAAGTTTTCATGATTTCACAGGAGGTTACACCTTTTCAACAACTCCAGTAGCAGATATCAAAACCTTTGATGTTATTGGAAGCGCTGGTGCTCCATTTCCAAATTTATCCATGAATGATTCTTCTTATACACAACAGGTGTTTGAGAATGTTTATGCTTATGATGATGGTTCTGCGGAAGCTGGTTATGGTGTCAATCAAGTTCAAGGAAGAGTTGCAGTGAAGTTTCAGCCTTATAAGGCTGATACCTTGCTTGGTGTGAGGATGTGTTTTGTCCCAACGATAAAAGACATGTCAAATAAACTGTTTTTATTGACCGTTTGGGCAGATAATAATGGTGTGCCGGGAGCTGTTTTGTACGAAGATCAATTTTTCTTTCCGAGAACACCTATTTATGAAGAAGGAAGAGGGGTTTTTACAGATTATTTATTGAAAGATACACGATTGCCGCTAGGAACTGGTGCTTTTTATGTTGGAACGAGACAAGTTGATGCAGATCCCTTACATATTGGATTTGATAAAAACAACCCGCAACAAAGTAAAACATTCTATTCGTTGAATGGAGGGGTAACATGGGCCACTACAGGTTATCCTGGCGTTCCTTTAATTCGTCCATTATTTCAAACAAATGACAATTTTGATTTGTCCGTAAATGAATTCAAAGAAGAAATTGAGTGGAGTGTGTATCCAAACCCAACTTCAGGAATGGTAAATATCGATTGGAAATCAACCGAAAATTTTCCTGGAGCCACTTTAGTTGATTCTCAAGGTAGAATTATTTTGAATGTTTCATCTGAAACTCTGAGTTTTGACCTAACCGATGCTCCTAGTGGTATTTACTTTATTAAATTGACGAATTCGCAAGTAGTCAAAAAAATTATTCGATAA
- a CDS encoding D-alanine--D-alanine ligase → MKLVGLFCGGYSSEFEISLKSAQTIMDNFPLGYEVVPIHVVEEGWFVPMNTEKLPFSIESMSYSINGKERKIDIGLIYIHGNPGENGKIQALLDIKGVPYVNSNALASELSFDKWYCNQFLARFGVPVAKSLFLNSPKKFTNQEILDQLGLPCFVKPCDSGSSFGISKVSKASDLQVALDKAFEEGDTIVIESFLKGTEVTCGIYRSTSGLVTLPLTEIVTENDFFDYEAKYLGQSQEITPARIPDSIKELVWEQSKQVYSLLQLKSIARIDFMLVDDIPYVIEVNTTPGFSAASLVPQMLAEAGISIIDFWTEIFEVELK, encoded by the coding sequence ATGAAGCTAGTTGGTTTGTTTTGTGGTGGGTATTCTTCCGAATTTGAAATCTCTTTAAAAAGTGCTCAAACCATAATGGATAATTTCCCTCTTGGATATGAGGTTGTTCCTATTCATGTGGTTGAAGAAGGTTGGTTCGTTCCAATGAACACGGAAAAACTTCCGTTTTCTATTGAGAGTATGAGTTACTCTATCAATGGAAAAGAGCGAAAGATTGATATTGGCTTGATTTACATTCATGGAAATCCGGGTGAGAACGGGAAAATTCAAGCACTTTTAGACATAAAGGGGGTTCCTTATGTGAATTCAAATGCACTTGCTTCCGAATTGAGTTTTGACAAATGGTATTGCAATCAGTTTTTGGCACGTTTTGGAGTTCCTGTGGCAAAATCGCTTTTCTTAAATTCGCCTAAGAAATTTACGAACCAAGAAATTTTGGATCAATTGGGCTTACCTTGTTTTGTGAAGCCTTGCGATTCTGGTTCTAGTTTTGGAATTAGTAAAGTTTCCAAAGCGTCAGATTTACAAGTAGCTTTAGACAAAGCATTTGAAGAAGGAGACACAATTGTTATTGAATCTTTTTTAAAAGGAACAGAAGTTACTTGTGGGATTTATCGTTCAACTTCAGGATTGGTTACGCTTCCATTGACTGAAATCGTTACTGAAAATGATTTTTTCGATTACGAGGCAAAATACTTAGGTCAATCTCAAGAAATAACTCCAGCTCGCATTCCTGATTCAATCAAAGAATTGGTTTGGGAGCAGTCCAAACAAGTGTACAGTTTACTTCAATTAAAATCCATTGCTCGTATTGACTTTATGTTGGTTGATGATATTCCTTATGTCATTGAAGTAAACACAACTCCAGGTTTCTCTGCAGCAAGTTTAGTACCTCAAATGTTGGCAGAAGCTGGAATTTCAATCATTGATTTCTGGACAGAAATTTTTGAGGTGGAACTGAAATAA
- a CDS encoding leucine-rich repeat domain-containing protein, which translates to MKFLLAITFLLSFNGIFAQDSLRIYKWDEVQKANPDTIYAIDASKLKWKTLPDKLYSFKNLKYLNISKNKLEELPVSMNVFKKLKTLDATKNSLPDAVVICQLPKLQKVHLARNEISTLPSCIGYLSELKVLDIWDNPLSGLPEELFALKKLEYVDMRSIMFGPQFQAKWMEGMPNVKWYFDPPCHCVE; encoded by the coding sequence ATGAAATTTCTGCTCGCAATTACTTTTCTTCTCTCATTTAATGGGATCTTTGCTCAAGATTCGCTGAGAATTTACAAATGGGATGAGGTTCAAAAAGCCAATCCTGATACAATATATGCCATTGATGCTTCTAAGCTTAAATGGAAAACTCTTCCAGATAAACTTTATTCGTTTAAGAATTTGAAATATTTAAATATTTCAAAAAATAAGTTGGAAGAACTTCCCGTGTCAATGAATGTGTTTAAAAAATTGAAAACGTTAGATGCAACAAAAAACAGCTTGCCAGATGCGGTTGTTATTTGTCAGCTTCCCAAGCTTCAAAAAGTGCATTTAGCAAGAAATGAAATTTCCACATTGCCTTCTTGTATTGGATATTTATCCGAATTAAAGGTGCTGGATATCTGGGATAATCCGCTTTCTGGTTTACCGGAAGAATTATTTGCACTAAAAAAATTGGAGTATGTTGATATGCGTAGTATCATGTTTGGTCCACAATTCCAAGCAAAATGGATGGAAGGAATGCCAAACGTTAAGTGGTATTTTGATCCACCATGTCATTGCGTAGAGTAG